A window from Flavobacterium gyeonganense encodes these proteins:
- a CDS encoding Glu/Leu/Phe/Val family dehydrogenase has product MDATFATGKELQKMDPVFGQLSFNDHEQIVFCNDKDTGLKAIIGIHNSVMGPALGGTRMWNYATEWEALNDVLRLSRGMTYKSAITGLNIGGGKAVIIGDAKTQKTPELMRKFGEFVHSLSGRYITAEDVGMETKDMDTVRDVTPYVTGISEERGGSGNPSPVTAYGVYLGMKAAAKSQFGSDVLDGKKVLVQGIGHVGETLVEYLTKEGAQVTITDINEEKLYQVASKYNASIYTGEDLYTADVDIYAPCAMGATINDGTIEKIKAKVIAGAANNQLADENVHGARLQERGILYAPDFLINAGGIINVYAELAHYGKAEIMSKTENIYNTTLEIIDFAAKNGITTHKAALTIAQNRIDQRKIENASK; this is encoded by the coding sequence ATGGATGCAACTTTCGCAACTGGAAAGGAACTTCAAAAAATGGATCCTGTTTTTGGTCAGTTATCTTTTAACGATCACGAACAAATTGTATTTTGCAATGACAAAGATACAGGTTTAAAAGCAATTATTGGTATTCATAATTCGGTTATGGGACCAGCTTTAGGAGGTACAAGAATGTGGAATTATGCTACTGAATGGGAAGCTCTAAACGATGTTTTGCGTCTTTCAAGAGGTATGACTTATAAATCTGCAATTACCGGCCTAAATATTGGTGGTGGTAAAGCGGTTATTATTGGTGATGCTAAAACCCAGAAAACACCTGAGCTGATGCGTAAGTTTGGTGAGTTCGTACACTCTCTAAGCGGAAGATATATTACTGCGGAAGATGTTGGAATGGAAACAAAAGACATGGATACTGTTAGGGATGTTACACCTTATGTTACCGGAATCTCTGAAGAAAGAGGGGGCTCAGGAAATCCTTCGCCAGTTACAGCTTACGGAGTTTATTTAGGAATGAAAGCAGCTGCTAAAAGTCAGTTTGGTTCTGATGTTTTAGATGGTAAAAAAGTTTTGGTTCAGGGAATCGGACATGTTGGTGAAACTTTGGTTGAATATTTGACTAAAGAAGGAGCGCAGGTAACGATTACTGATATTAATGAAGAAAAATTATATCAGGTAGCATCAAAATACAATGCTTCAATTTATACGGGCGAAGATTTATATACTGCGGATGTTGATATCTATGCGCCATGTGCAATGGGAGCAACAATCAATGACGGTACGATAGAAAAAATTAAGGCAAAAGTAATTGCGGGTGCTGCAAACAACCAGTTGGCAGATGAAAATGTTCACGGAGCAAGATTACAGGAAAGAGGTATTTTATATGCTCCGGATTTCTTAATCAACGCTGGTGGAATCATCAATGTTTATGCAGAATTGGCGCATTATGGAAAAGCTGAAATCATGAGCAAGACCGAAAACATCTACAATACAACCTTAGAAATTATCGATTTTGCAGCCAAAAACGGGATCACAACTCATAAAGCGGCTCTTACAATTGCTCAGAACCGTATTGATCAAAGAAAAATCGAGAACGCATCTAAGTAA